The Lewinellaceae bacterium genome has a segment encoding these proteins:
- a CDS encoding response regulator transcription factor, whose product MKITPHILLVDDDFNFSEITREYLDAKGCKTVLKHNADSGLLAFKHEHFDLCVLDVKMPMKNGFELAEEIRALDGLVPIIFLTGQTHKEDRIKGLKLGADDYVTKPFSMEELYLRIRNILKRTQFHSEGKQEMERYQIGQFSFDATSRQLFFLEETIRLTAIEASLLKMFCDNENGLLERNLALKRIWGDDDLVRGRSLNVYVSKLRSFLKRDKTIEILNVHGIGYKMVVM is encoded by the coding sequence ATGAAAATCACTCCGCATATCCTACTCGTGGACGACGATTTTAATTTTAGTGAAATTACTCGCGAATACCTTGACGCTAAAGGGTGTAAGACGGTATTGAAACACAATGCTGACTCGGGGTTGTTGGCCTTTAAGCATGAGCATTTTGATCTTTGCGTCCTGGATGTTAAAATGCCAATGAAAAACGGTTTTGAGCTGGCAGAGGAGATACGGGCCCTGGATGGCCTTGTCCCCATCATTTTTTTGACCGGACAAACCCACAAGGAAGACAGAATAAAAGGGTTAAAACTAGGGGCTGATGATTACGTTACCAAGCCGTTCAGTATGGAAGAACTATATTTACGCATCAGGAATATTTTGAAACGCACGCAATTTCATAGTGAAGGAAAACAGGAAATGGAAAGGTACCAGATTGGCCAATTTAGCTTTGATGCAACCTCCAGGCAACTGTTTTTTTTAGAAGAAACAATCAGACTTACTGCCATTGAGGCCAGCCTATTAAAAATGTTCTGTGACAATGAGAACGGACTGCTGGAGCGCAACCTTGCTTTAAAAAGAATTTGGGGTGATGATGACCTGGTTCGAGGACGTAGCCTCAATGTCTATGTTTCAAAATTGCGTTCATTTCTGAAAAGGGATAAAACCATTGAAATCCTAAATGTCCATGGAATTGGATACAAAATGGTAGTCATGTAA
- a CDS encoding Hpt domain-containing protein translates to MNVEKLRSLLGNDDKLVHKFLEMFKTEMPKQLDLLLEAMDQSDWENISIIAHGIKSQAKYLDLIEIASVASDLEICADEKDDLDSIPIYLFDLSKMLQEVIETI, encoded by the coding sequence ATGAATGTAGAAAAATTAAGGTCTCTATTGGGTAATGATGATAAACTTGTACATAAATTTTTAGAAATGTTCAAGACAGAGATGCCGAAACAGCTAGATCTTCTTTTAGAGGCCATGGATCAATCAGACTGGGAAAACATCTCGATTATTGCGCATGGCATTAAGAGCCAAGCCAAATACCTGGATTTAATCGAGATCGCCTCTGTTGCTTCAGATTTGGAAATATGCGCGGACGAAAAAGATGATCTGGACAGCATTCCCATCTATTTATTTGATTTATCAAAAATGCTTCAGGAGGTAATCGAAACGATTTGA
- a CDS encoding fibronectin type III domain-containing protein → MKLIKIALLICLAFFPGLMLMGQTEESPNLRMIGRYNNGKVELRWFPTSAAKWRLANQNGYILERMEMTDTDSGKGWVKLTKDAIKPMSMDQWNNSMDMTNKYVQATARAIHEKPEPPRQNAEIEKWLDYQNQETGLYTFVVLSTNIEPEAALGAAMRFEDQNITSGHPYAYRLTINETRNPTAQDTALVILEDTRTSYVPPSVYGLRLEEHEQTLKLFWEAENNDRLFGLYHIERSTDKQNFKRVTDLPIYLGAKDATEHIFIDSVENYQRYSYRVIGITPFGDEGKTSEVVEGMARDFSPAVGATEIKAKGNRQAVDVTWNLLVKSPDLSGFYIGRGPNANGPFAYINEKLLSPNARSFKDESPRANEPFYIVHAVDTAGNVSPAFAAMASVFDDEPPSAPVGLYGEIDTLGLVTIQWKENRESDLMGYHVFTANGKNDVYRPLTSRPVHSASIRDTVNMKNLDKEVYYKITALDYNNNPSGYSDVLVLKRPDIIPPVAPSIYKYEVGEGTVNLIWHNSPSDDVSRHKLIRKKEAARESVELVSFENKELTSFGDKGLEAGSSYQYTLIAMDEAGNQTTSVPLLVTVYDKGVRPAVQQFTAEMDKETKTVSLSWVYDQPSNDYRFVIFKGKNEEPLKSFKSTGADRTTFQDLILSEGIYKYAIKVIYPDGGESGLSETVQLMVGR, encoded by the coding sequence AATCAAAACGGATATATCCTTGAAAGAATGGAAATGACTGATACAGACTCAGGAAAAGGATGGGTGAAATTGACAAAAGATGCCATTAAACCCATGAGTATGGATCAGTGGAATAACTCGATGGACATGACCAATAAATATGTGCAGGCCACGGCAAGAGCCATCCATGAAAAACCTGAACCTCCCAGGCAAAATGCTGAAATTGAAAAGTGGCTGGATTATCAAAACCAGGAAACAGGTCTATATACTTTTGTGGTGCTGTCCACCAATATTGAGCCCGAGGCGGCTCTTGGCGCTGCCATGCGTTTTGAGGATCAAAATATAACTTCAGGCCATCCTTATGCTTATCGTTTAACGATCAATGAAACCCGAAATCCCACCGCCCAGGATACTGCATTGGTGATTTTAGAGGATACCAGAACGTCCTATGTCCCACCATCTGTTTATGGACTTCGCCTGGAGGAACACGAACAAACCCTTAAATTATTCTGGGAGGCTGAGAACAATGACCGCCTTTTTGGTTTATACCATATAGAGCGATCCACAGACAAGCAAAATTTTAAACGTGTAACAGACTTACCCATTTATCTTGGAGCAAAAGATGCTACCGAGCACATTTTTATTGATTCTGTGGAGAATTACCAAAGGTATTCCTACCGGGTCATTGGCATCACCCCTTTTGGTGATGAAGGGAAAACTTCTGAAGTTGTTGAAGGTATGGCCCGGGATTTTTCTCCTGCCGTGGGAGCAACAGAGATTAAAGCAAAAGGAAACAGGCAGGCAGTTGACGTGACCTGGAACCTGTTGGTGAAATCGCCAGATCTTTCTGGTTTTTACATTGGCAGGGGGCCAAATGCCAATGGACCGTTCGCCTATATTAATGAAAAATTATTATCTCCTAACGCTCGCTCTTTTAAAGATGAGAGCCCACGGGCAAATGAACCTTTTTATATTGTTCATGCAGTGGATACGGCCGGTAATGTCAGCCCTGCCTTCGCGGCCATGGCCAGTGTTTTTGATGACGAACCCCCTTCAGCCCCGGTTGGACTTTATGGAGAAATAGATACATTGGGATTAGTGACTATTCAGTGGAAAGAAAACAGAGAGTCCGATTTAATGGGCTATCACGTATTTACCGCGAATGGTAAAAATGATGTTTACAGACCATTGACCAGTCGGCCTGTCCACAGTGCTTCAATCAGGGATACGGTCAATATGAAAAACCTGGATAAGGAGGTTTATTATAAGATCACCGCGCTTGATTATAACAATAATCCTTCAGGGTACTCGGATGTATTGGTATTAAAAAGACCAGATATCATTCCTCCTGTTGCACCCTCCATTTACAAATATGAAGTTGGAGAGGGGACCGTGAACCTCATCTGGCATAACAGCCCTTCTGACGATGTTAGTCGACACAAATTGATCCGAAAAAAAGAAGCTGCAAGGGAGTCTGTCGAATTGGTTAGCTTTGAAAACAAAGAGCTAACGTCTTTTGGCGATAAAGGATTGGAAGCTGGATCGTCTTATCAATACACCCTCATCGCTATGGATGAAGCAGGAAACCAAACGACCTCTGTTCCTTTATTGGTCACCGTTTATGACAAGGGAGTCCGGCCAGCTGTCCAACAATTTACCGCTGAAATGGATAAGGAAACCAAAACCGTTAGCCTCAGCTGGGTCTATGATCAGCCTTCCAATGATTACAGGTTTGTCATTTTTAAAGGCAAGAACGAAGAACCATTAAAAAGTTTTAAGTCCACAGGTGCGGATCGGACCACTTTTCAAGATTTAATACTTTCAGAGGGAATATATAAATATGCCATTAAGGTTATTTATCCTGACGGCGGCGAGTCCGGACTAAGTGAAACAGTTCAATTAATGGTAGGGAGATAG